The DNA window TGAGACCTCCGGCTACGGACCGGTGTTCACCAACTTCATCGCCGGGTTCCTCTACAACGTGGTCAACCCCAACGTCGCGCCGCAGGGTGCGAACGACTGGAACTGCAAGCCCACCGCGACGCACCCCGAGCCGGTCGTCTTGCTGCACGGAACATGGGAGAACGCATTCAACAACTTCTCTCGCATGTCGCCTGCACTGAAGGCAGCAGGACACTGCGTGTTCGCGCTCAATTACGGTGACAGTGACGCCAGCGGCCTGAGCCACGTGAAGTCCGTTCGCGGAACCGGCCCAGTTGCCGAGAGCGCCAAGGAAATCGCAACCTACATCGACGCGGTTCTCGCCCGCACCGGCGCCAGCAAGGTGAACATCGTCGGACACTCGCAGGGCGGTCTGGTCACCCGTCAGTACCTCCGCTTCGAAGGTGGAGCCAACCCCTCGGACCCGAGCCAGAACAAGGTCAACAAGGTCGTCAGCGTTGCCGGATCGAATCACGGCACCACGCTCGTCGGCATCGGCACGCTCGGCCGCACCATCAACAACCTCGGACTGAACGTGCTCGGCCTCGTCGGCGCTATTGCCGGTCCTGCCGCGTCCGATCAGGTCATCGACTCACCCCTGGTCAAGGCGCTGGCCGTCGGTGGGGACACCGAGCCGGGCATCGACTACACCGTGCTCGGGACTCGATACGACGAGGTTGTCACCCCCTACAAGACGACGTTCCTCGATGCCGGACCCAACGCGACCGTCAAGAACATCTTGCTCCAGGACGGCTGTGGGATCGATCTGTCCGACCATCTCTCGATCTCAGTATCGCTTCGTGCGATCGGCATCGTGAAGAATGCTCTCGATCCGGTCGGTACTCCGGCCAACGCAATTCCCTGCGCGTTCAACTCGCCGGTCACCGGTGGCTGAGTAGGCGAACGAGCCTAGCCATCCGTGGCACGTAGGAAACCCGAGTCCGTCGCATATCGCGGCGGACTCGGGCGATTCTCGATTCACAGTTGTGTTGTTGCCGTGCGATTTCCGCCGTCGTACTTGGCGCGGTACATCATGGAGTCGGCGGCTCTCGTCGCCTTCGTGATGATGCTGGGACCTCCGCTCCACCGGTCCGAGGGGTTGGAAACGATGGCGGCACCGACGCTGACGGTGATCGGGATCGGATCCGACGGACGGTAGAGCGAGCGCCCGACTGCGTAGATGAGATCGTGTGCGTGTTCGATCGGGCCGGAGAACACGATCAGGAACTCCTCACCGCCCGTTCTCGCCACCACACCGTCGCGCTGGAACAGCTCGCGCAGTCGGTGCGACACCGTGACGATGACGTCGTCTCCGGCATCGTGTCCGAAGTAGTCGTTGACCGCCTTGAACCTGTCGATATCCACCACGACGATGACAAGCGAGTGTCCCAGCGCGTGGCCACTCGACATGAGTACGGAAGCTGCGTCCTCGACTCCACGTCTGTTCAGAAGCCCGGTGAGTGGATCGAGAAGAGATCTTCTGGCATCGCGGCCGATTGCCGTCCACGCGATATGAGCGAGTAGGGGAATCGCCGAGTTGATCGCGAACACGACAAGCCCGCCGGCGATGGCCGTCGGGTTGTCCTCGACACTCCACAGGCACGCCCGAACCGTAGTGATGGAGACGATGACGGCGCACCAGGCGAGGTGGGCAAGCAGCCATCGTTGACTCAGGAAATAGGTGCACAACGCGCCGGTGACGACAAAGAGTCCGGAACCGATGAGTCCACCGAACGGCTCGTACAGCACAAGCACCGACGCAAGCCCGACATCGCCGAAAATTGCGAACCCGATGAAGTCTCGGCGGGTGGGCAGCGGACCGAAGAACCACCGAAGCGCGACGGCCAGCTGGAGCATCAGGACAAGTCCGACCCACGCCTGGGCCAACATGCCTTGTGGACCGCGCGAACTGAACAACATGAGTATCGATGCAGCGGCGAACAGCAGCGTTGCTGCACCGAAGACATTCTGGATGGAGCGGTGCAGTCCCCGGGTCGATCGGTGCGTGATGATCCACTCGTAGTCGAACGGTTGCTGATACCACTCTTGCAGTGCCGTCCACACGGTGTCGGTCGATGGACGCCGGTGACTGGCGCCCTGCCCCTGCCGCCTGTCTACCGGTGGTCCTATGTCGTTCGTCATGGCCTCCGGTCGCTACCCCTGTGTCCGACCAGCCTAGCCACAAAAAGCGGCAATCAGTTTTGTTTTCCGACGATCAGAGCCGGGAACAAAGCGTGTTGATGGTGCCGGCTATGTGTTCTGCGTTGGCTGTCGTGATCGTCAATCGTTGTCCGTTGGCGAACGTCACGAACACCGCCGGACCTTTCGTTGTCGCGACTGCGTAGTTCCCGCGACCTTTGGCGCGTAAACCCCATCCACCGAAATCCGAGAACGGATCCACCTCACGTACGGACGCACCGGTTATCTCACCGATCGAGTAGTCGAACGCGGACATCCCGAGACTGCGCACATGCAGTCCGGCTCGATCGACGATCAGTTCGTAGCGCATGAGGGACACCGTCAGTACCGCGAGCGGCGCGAAAATCGCAACCGGCCACCAGGATTCCGACAACCAGCAGGTCAATGCCGCAGCCGCTGCGGTGATCGAGAACAGGATCGTGAGTGCGACCCTACCGGCGCCCAGGGGTTCGACGATGGGAAGATCCAGGTCGGTTGCTCTGGGCAGGGACGCCGGTGGCACCGACTCGGCATCGGTGCGCTCGCGGTAGTCGCGGAGCAGGGATGCCCCGAGGAGTCCCACGGAGAATCCCACCAGGGTACCGACGCCGAGCGCCCACCCAGGCACTTCCACGTTGTCCACCGAGGTCAAGTCGAGCTGTTTCTCGAGGATGGCCAGTTGAAGGACGGTGATGAGCCCGACGACGGTGAGGCCGATCATCAGCATCGTCCGTCGCATGATGAGCAGGCCGTGGGCGAGCGCCGCCAGTGCACTGCACCCGCCGCCGACAAGGACGATGACGATTGCGAGGGTCCACGCACTCGTGCTGGGGCTCATGAAGCCATCGGGCTGAGTACCGGACCAGTGCGTTGCGATTTGCTCCGGAAGTCTGGATTTCCAGAGCTCGACGGCAGTCAACCCCAGAGCCGCAGCAGCAATTGGAACGACGACGCCGAAAACGACGCCTGCCGGGTCGAATGTCCGCTGCTTCATGGTCTAGGTCAGCTTGGGGCGCACGTGTCCTTGAGGCTGCAGGAAATGCAGGAGTGGCCACATCCACCGGTCTCGGGGACGGGTGCGGCAGCGGCGGCGCGGGCCCCGATCGAGCCTCCGACACCCGCAGTCACGAATGCGGCGATCAGGCATGCCACGACTGCGACGACGGCAAAAGCTCCGGTCAGCAGCACTGCGGCGGCGCCTCCGATGAAGAGGAGCAGGGCGGCTGCGGCGTTGGTGGGGCCGGCGACACGGTTGGCCATGACGAATGTGTCGTCGTCGCGCATCGACTCGGTTGTCCGGACCCCTGCCCAGCGGTTGCGCGGCAGTTTGCCCGCCAGGCTCGCGACGGCTACCAGGCCGACGACGAGGGCAAGCACGAACATCAGTATCGACACGACGATCACGGTAGGTAAGGATACGTCGAGTA is part of the Rhodococcus sovatensis genome and encodes:
- a CDS encoding SdpI family protein, translated to MIVVSILMFVLALVVGLVAVASLAGKLPRNRWAGVRTTESMRDDDTFVMANRVAGPTNAAAALLLFIGGAAAVLLTGAFAVVAVVACLIAAFVTAGVGGSIGARAAAAAPVPETGGCGHSCISCSLKDTCAPS
- a CDS encoding GGDEF domain-containing protein, translating into MTNDIGPPVDRRQGQGASHRRPSTDTVWTALQEWYQQPFDYEWIITHRSTRGLHRSIQNVFGAATLLFAAASILMLFSSRGPQGMLAQAWVGLVLMLQLAVALRWFFGPLPTRRDFIGFAIFGDVGLASVLVLYEPFGGLIGSGLFVVTGALCTYFLSQRWLLAHLAWCAVIVSITTVRACLWSVEDNPTAIAGGLVVFAINSAIPLLAHIAWTAIGRDARRSLLDPLTGLLNRRGVEDAASVLMSSGHALGHSLVIVVVDIDRFKAVNDYFGHDAGDDVIVTVSHRLRELFQRDGVVARTGGEEFLIVFSGPIEHAHDLIYAVGRSLYRPSDPIPITVSVGAAIVSNPSDRWSGGPSIITKATRAADSMMYRAKYDGGNRTATTQL
- a CDS encoding DUF1648 domain-containing protein; its protein translation is MKQRTFDPAGVVFGVVVPIAAAALGLTAVELWKSRLPEQIATHWSGTQPDGFMSPSTSAWTLAIVIVLVGGGCSALAALAHGLLIMRRTMLMIGLTVVGLITVLQLAILEKQLDLTSVDNVEVPGWALGVGTLVGFSVGLLGASLLRDYRERTDAESVPPASLPRATDLDLPIVEPLGAGRVALTILFSITAAAAALTCWLSESWWPVAIFAPLAVLTVSLMRYELIVDRAGLHVRSLGMSAFDYSIGEITGASVREVDPFSDFGGWGLRAKGRGNYAVATTKGPAVFVTFANGQRLTITTANAEHIAGTINTLCSRL
- a CDS encoding esterase/lipase family protein, producing the protein MSIKHARSGGTARWTATIGAISCALFLAGTVTATAQPVVEPAPPATITEDGADVVPPEGSEEQRVKAEDQGVERPSVDQVGTASSTYDPESETSGYGPVFTNFIAGFLYNVVNPNVAPQGANDWNCKPTATHPEPVVLLHGTWENAFNNFSRMSPALKAAGHCVFALNYGDSDASGLSHVKSVRGTGPVAESAKEIATYIDAVLARTGASKVNIVGHSQGGLVTRQYLRFEGGANPSDPSQNKVNKVVSVAGSNHGTTLVGIGTLGRTINNLGLNVLGLVGAIAGPAASDQVIDSPLVKALAVGGDTEPGIDYTVLGTRYDEVVTPYKTTFLDAGPNATVKNILLQDGCGIDLSDHLSISVSLRAIGIVKNALDPVGTPANAIPCAFNSPVTGG